The genomic segment AGCTCGCACGATCACTTGGTCGAATATTGAGCTTGCTTCCGGACAATCTTTCGAAGCGAAAGTATCGGTCACCTTCCCTGATGATTTAGGGTATGGTCATTCGACTGGAGCACCGCTGGAACGCAAAAATAATGTTGAAATATTGAGCGGCTATACGCTCGAGGGAGGCGGCTCGGTCACTGATCCTGACGCTGATGTGACGACTAAATTCGGAGAGCCAGTATCTGGCGTTTCCGGACTAACCAAGTCGCGCGTTTACCAGTATCGCTGGCATGGCCAAACACAGAAGTTCAACATCGGCGGCATCAGCAATACCGGAACGAATGTAAATACCTCTTTGTCGAACCTGGTATTGACAGATGTGCTGCCTGCGGAAATGGACTACAGCAGCATTAAAATGCCAAATGTGTTCACTTCCCAGCTTCGTTATAAAACTAGCGATGGTACGACTGAAACTTGGCATGCGTATAGCGGAAGCCTTGCCCCTAACGGCACAATTGCAGTGAGCACGACAGCTGGTACGAACCGCATTGTGCTAAATGCTGGCGAATTTTTGGTTGCCTTGGAGTGGTCATTCAGCACCCTAGCTCCAGGCGGTACAATTGGCGGCATTGAAATTACAGGGACCGTTAGAGATTTTGCTAATGGCACGAACGCCCCTGTCGTCCACGGCGATCAAGTAACGAATCAAGTCACGCTGGATTATCAAGCGCTGAATGTTACCATTCCGGGCCAATGGGATGACAAGCCTCAGAAAACGGCTCAGGCAGATTTCAACATCAACAATGAGAAGCCATGGCTTGTAGCTAATAAAGCAATTGGCGCGGGAAATTTCCGTCCACTCAGCACGGTGCCGTTCACGCTTACGGTCCGCAACGATATTAAAGCAACGGGACCTTATATTAATCCAGTTGTCTATGATCTATTGCCAACAAGCTTTGATTATTACACGAATCCTAAAATAGCTGATCCTGCTGCGGCATTGGCAGCCTCGTTTACATTTACGGGAACGCCTGCTGGAGCAAGTGCTCCAGAGCTGGAGCTTGTAGATAAAAACTGGAACGGTACGGGACGGACCCTTGTGAAATGGTCATGGTCCGACGGCACCTCTTTTGCTCCAGGAACAAGCTTTGAAATCGGCTATAAAGGCGAGGTTCGTGCTGGTACGCCTCAAGGTACTACCTACACGAACGATATGTATATTACAACAAGCGATCCAAATACAGAGTTCTGGCATACAGGAGATTCCGCACAGGATAATCCGCAAAGTTTGCCAGCGTGGCAAACACGCAACAATACGATTAAAGATACAGTTATAGGCTTTGATCCAACGGCGGGAACGGATGAATTTTTTGTTCATGCCTCAGCAAATGTAACGGTACGCAAAGCATCGCTCGTCCAGTCGACAAAATGGAATCAAGGCGATTTGGAGCCTATTTTCCGGGCATCAGATGATGCTACGTATGATGGAGAACCAGCTATTCCTGTACAGCCATTTGATTATGATGGCGATATCGAATACACCGAGTACCCGCGCTACAGCGTAACGTATGAAGGCGGAACAGCGGATTACAGATTGGCAGTTCGCAATAGCGGCAATACGAGACTCGGCGTCATTGATGTGCTGGATATTTTGCCGCATGTAGGCGATAATGCACTGCGCGTCAACAGCGGTTCGCCTTATGAAGCTAGGGGCTCCCAATGGCAGCCTAACCTAGCGGAAGTACTCTCTTCCGGCAATAAAACCTTTACATCCTCAGCGGCAGCGGGAAGCAGAACGGTAAGCTACACGCTGTCCGCGTATTACAGCAAGTCGGTTAATCAGGAGCAGGTTGTCAATTTCACGAATGTGAATGACAGCAAGCAAGGCTGGATCGAACAAGGAAATTACCAAAAGGATGATTTGACAGACATTAAGTCGCTCTACTTCCAACTGTCGAACATTGTAGGCAGTGATGGAGCATCTGGACTTGCGCCAGGCGACTATATCGTATTGGATTGGAAAATGGATGCCCCTGTAGGAGCACCGACAAATGAAGTAGCTTGGAACTCTTTTGCCATTCAAGCAACAGAAATCGGTGCAGGCAATGATGAAGGCAGCAAAATGCTTCCAACAGCGCCTAACAAAGTCGGCTTCCTGATTCACCCGAACGACGAGCATGTACCGCTGGGCGAAATCGGCAATTTTGTCTGGTTCGACAGCAACCGTGATGGCACGCAGGATGAAGAATATCCAGGCGACAGCGGCCAAGGTGCAGGTATTAACGGCATTACCGTAAATCTGTACAAAGCGGGCGAAACGACACCGTTCAAGTCAAGCAAGACAGGCTATCATTACAATGGAAGCCCAGGCTACTATTTGTTCCAGGGACTTGAGGCAGGCAATTATTTCGTAGAGTTTGTGCTGCCAGATCGCTACATGCCGACAACAGCTAATGTGCATGGCGCAGATCCAAGCCATACGAATGACAATGACTCCAACCTGGTAACGAAAGGCGCCACAGTAGACGGTTATACGCCATATCGTACGGATACGATCAGCTTGGGTACTGCTGGTAAAATTCCGACAATCGATTTGGGCTTAATCGAAACAGCATCACCTACTGGCGACTCATACCCTTCCATCACGTTTGAGAAAGAAATTACGAGCGTGACGCAAGGCTCCTCCACAATTGCTCCATCGCAGCAATATGTAGTGGTAGGAAACGATGTGCATTATAAGCTTTCTTTGAAAAATACATCTTCTGTTACTTTGCATAATTTTAAAATTTCAGATGCGCTTGATAGACTGCAAGCCGGCTTTGCGTTTACTAAGCTGACGTATAATGGCGAGGAAATTGCCTTGAATGGCGGCAGCCATGACAGACCAGACATTATTGGCCAGCTAGCTAACAGCGGAACAAATCCGTCTATTGTCATTAAAAATCTTGCAGCAGGAGCGGGATTGACGCTTGAAGGCGTATACCGCGTCACGAGTGCGGATTTGGATTTGACAGATTTGGATAATGTAGCAACTGTATATTACAATGAATCCCCTGATCCAATTAAGGATGAGGCTAGCATTCCGACAGCAGGGCTTAAGATTGAGAAAAGAGGCAGTGCAGTCGCTGTATCCGATACAGCAGCAGGAAGCTGGATTAACTACACGGTTAAAGTAACGAATACAGGCAAACGCGATTTAACGAATGTTGTGATTACCGATACGAAAGTTTCCGGCATACCGAGCATTCCATCGCTAAAATCTGGGGAATCGAAGGAATTTACGTATTCCTATCAAGTAACATCAGTAGATACAGCAGCGGCTTCCATTATCAATGTGGCTAAAGCGGTATCGGATGAAACGCCGCCAGTGACGGCTGAGCATGAAATACCTGTCGTTTCAGATGAGCGTGGCACTATCGGCAACTAT from the Paenibacillus sp. BIHB 4019 genome contains:
- a CDS encoding SdrD B-like domain-containing protein, which gives rise to MPASRQRAIRHKISWIMLLVLLLQAALQPFAAPAQAAGPITGLTFTKTASVSTVNVGDTFKYTILYQADGATHVGKNVTIVDTVPAQFEIVDGWEDGGWDTKNGQTLTVNAHPLPSGTSVKLEIPVKAKPTGSSSVVPTTNTATITLVDSAESTTASANVTINADPNPVATPTPTATPTATPTASTYDKWWAYKSQATGFGSTVPIIGGAVEYTVGIKGEAGNANPGSLKNATLVDTLPPDAVYVSSTEGGVYDSTARTITWSNIELASGQSFEAKVSVTFPDDLGYGHSTGAPLERKNNVEILSGYTLEGGGSVTDPDADVTTKFGEPVSGVSGLTKSRVYQYRWHGQTQKFNIGGISNTGTNVNTSLSNLVLTDVLPAEMDYSSIKMPNVFTSQLRYKTSDGTTETWHAYSGSLAPNGTIAVSTTAGTNRIVLNAGEFLVALEWSFSTLAPGGTIGGIEITGTVRDFANGTNAPVVHGDQVTNQVTLDYQALNVTIPGQWDDKPQKTAQADFNINNEKPWLVANKAIGAGNFRPLSTVPFTLTVRNDIKATGPYINPVVYDLLPTSFDYYTNPKIADPAAALAASFTFTGTPAGASAPELELVDKNWNGTGRTLVKWSWSDGTSFAPGTSFEIGYKGEVRAGTPQGTTYTNDMYITTSDPNTEFWHTGDSAQDNPQSLPAWQTRNNTIKDTVIGFDPTAGTDEFFVHASANVTVRKASLVQSTKWNQGDLEPIFRASDDATYDGEPAIPVQPFDYDGDIEYTEYPRYSVTYEGGTADYRLAVRNSGNTRLGVIDVLDILPHVGDNALRVNSGSPYEARGSQWQPNLAEVLSSGNKTFTSSAAAGSRTVSYTLSAYYSKSVNQEQVVNFTNVNDSKQGWIEQGNYQKDDLTDIKSLYFQLSNIVGSDGASGLAPGDYIVLDWKMDAPVGAPTNEVAWNSFAIQATEIGAGNDEGSKMLPTAPNKVGFLIHPNDEHVPLGEIGNFVWFDSNRDGTQDEEYPGDSGQGAGINGITVNLYKAGETTPFKSSKTGYHYNGSPGYYLFQGLEAGNYFVEFVLPDRYMPTTANVHGADPSHTNDNDSNLVTKGATVDGYTPYRTDTISLGTAGKIPTIDLGLIETASPTGDSYPSITFEKEITSVTQGSSTIAPSQQYVVVGNDVHYKLSLKNTSSVTLHNFKISDALDRLQAGFAFTKLTYNGEEIALNGGSHDRPDIIGQLANSGTNPSIVIKNLAAGAGLTLEGVYRVTSADLDLTDLDNVATVYYNESPDPIKDEASIPTAGLKIEKRGSAVAVSDTAAGSWINYTVKVTNTGKRDLTNVVITDTKVSGIPSIPSLKSGESKEFTYSYQVTSVDTAAASIINVAKAVSDETPPVTAEHEIPVVSDERGTIGNYVWLDRNEDGLQDAAETGINGIIVKLYDDANHVLAETVTHDENGKPGFYLFAGLPQGDYHVQFIIPAEYGVTKPEAGAADVDSNKTDGQGITEVITIGPAGWNDLTIDLGLVPRGEIGNYVWLDRNRDGLQNEDEKDGINGIVVKLYKGSSTGTPVAETTTANDESGKPGYYLFDNLLAGEYYVQFVLPSDYVKTSAEQGANAALDSNATDADGITAKIVINETAGWVDHTIDLGVVAKGVIGNYVWFDRNDNGKQDELAADGQNGVTVQLFDQNKVQIGETTTANDASGNPGYYLFDQLPGGQYFVKFIVPVGYIVTKAEADGVSAEEDSNKQVDEYTEIIVIGEGAPRGWEDLTIDLGLIYKPTSPGGNSGNPSVPTPTPTPTPTVTPSPTPTPVVTETPTATPTPVVPSPEQSGTPTPAPTATPVVEKDKTQENTPVEGKVDVPKGGNVDVGKQPEHGQVTVDDNGKWVYTPDPGYTGKDDFSIIVKDTDGNEEEILFEIDVDEIPLGVVEDSDEDGAGNKPAPNNQGTLPKTGESSQLPIQLAGAALIALGAILLRKKRSRP